TTGAGTGGCTCACAATCTCACATGCTCTAATATATAGTGGGAGGGTCCCAACCAAAATTATATGATAGGTATTTATCATTGGCATCTTCATATAATGACCAAACTAAGAAACTAATAATATAATACCATGTTAATGTAAAATTCTTTCTATAAAATATCAATCTAACTCCCTGTATTTAGATAATttcatactaaaaatattgaGTTTGTAGGGTAATTAGGAACATGATTTTGTAGGTCTAGCTCTTGTGGTTAATTAAGTTAATCTTAAACAAAATTTCACAAAGCAAAGTAAAATGAATAGGAatcttaacttattttttaaattatctttctaatttttaaataaaaaaattgtaaactttatttttatattttcaaaaaataacatatatttaaaattttacttataGATATTAAAATAACAACTAAGGGAATAAATTAATACTTTTCATGTAAACATTAGATCAATACACCCACCGGATTAAGCCCAAAACTATTTGAATTTGGATActctaaattttagattttcattTTAGAGGATAAAGTTAAATCTCTTACAATTGAATGTTTTCTCTCTCATGGTTTTTCTTGGTCCCATCTATGAAATAAATAGTGATAGATCATACTTTACCCTCTAAAGtaagtttcaaaattttgagaatCCAAATCCTAAGTATTTACACTAGTAACTTAAAAGTCATGACCCAATAAATTTATCCGCCTTGGTCTGCTTAAGCAAATGTCGGGAGTTCGAATCGCGTCTTGTGCATGTAGCATCCCGTTGGCCAGCTACAAACTCTTAATAAAGTTCAGTATCGCGGCGAATTAGTTCTTGATAaccaaaccaattttttttgttttttatttaaagtaaaataagagaattttttttaccaaaatctAAAAGAAAGAGGACTCTCCCACCAATAAATaagaatagaaataaaaatgtcTAGGATATTAGTGAATTTTGAGAAATTTTTATATCTCTCATTATAAAccggattttgaattttgtgaatCTAAAATTTGTAGAAAAGGCTCTtctccaatttaatttttaacataCTAACTACCTATCaacataattatcaaaatccttCCGCTTTTCGTGGATCTTCTTCAACCCTATAATCAAACTAAACATCTAACCctcaacataaaaattaaaaattttactaaatagaGTCCAAAAAGAATGAATAGAGAATTGGCTTATGCAGTCACTTTTGTCATTCTCTTACTATCTTCcctattatttttcaactttgaGACCCTCTTTGATCAAGATTCTCCTTCATATTTTGGTTTCTTGTCACGTATCATCCCCAAGAATTTTCATGCACAGCCATCAGTCGCCGGAGGCTGCGATTTTTCAAGAGGCCGGTGGGTGTGGGATGAAGCCTACACTAGTCAATCATATGATGAAAGATGCCCGTTTCTTGATCCCGGTTTCCGGTGCCAGCAAAACGGACGGCAAGATGATGGTTTTCACAAATGGAGATGGCAACCGGAAGGTTGTGATCTTCCCCGGTATGTGATGCACACTTCGCTCattcatgcatgcatgcatgcaagAACTTGAGTGAGTGAGACTTAGCTTTCTCATTGTTAATTCTAACTATTCATATATAGTAACGTCTTTGTGTAACAATTTATAGATAAATTAGAGTTCAAATTGCCAACAAGAATTGTTTCATGTGGATTTCATCATCAattttttcctctttctttttgttgtttctggAGAAGAAAAGAGGTTTGATTTGGTAAATAAAAGCGAGTATAGTGGAGAATGGTTAACAGTCTGTTAGAAACGTTAGCTGAGTATGAAGCCAATCGAGCACTAGTGGACACAATAATCTATTTATAGTAGTTAATTAGTTATATAGGGTTAGGGCCAGTAATGCTTAATTCCCATAAGTGTGTATCATACTATTGATTTCGATGGAAAATTATTAACCGGTTTAGTAAATTCTATGCTAGCATTCTCATTTTTCTCTCAACTTGTATAGTCATATATTGCTATTCTCAGATTCAACGCCAGTGACTTCCTAGAGAGGACTCGAAATGGACGGGTGGTGTTTGCCGGCGATTCGGTCGGGAGAAACCATTGGGAGTCTTTGCTGTGCATGCTTTCTATAGGGATCTCTAACCTGTCCAACATACATGAAGTGAATGGAAACCCTATAAGCAAACACAAGGGCTACCTTGCAATGAGGTTCAAGGAATACAACATGACAGTAGAGTACTATAGGGTACCATTCCTCTCCGTCATCGGTCGCCCACCGCCAAATTCAGCTGCCGAGGTTCGAATGACTATTAGGGTTGATGAGTTGCACTGGTATTCCAAGAAGTGGGAGGGAGCAGATATTCTTGTTTTCAATTCAGGGCACTGGTGGAACCAAGACAAAACTATCAAATCGTAGGACCAACCACAACCTTAAAAAAACCTTTCGGTGACTAAGAATTGTTGCTGATGATTGATGAACTCCCTTTTTTGCTTTGTCTTCAGGGGTAGCTACTTCCAGGAAGGAGGGAAGGTGAATATGACCATGGATGTGATGGAAGCATTTAGGAGATCCTTAGAGACATGGAGATCATGGGCATTAAACAATTTAGATCCAACTAAGAGTTTCATCTTCTTTCGAAGCTATGCCCCTGTTCATTACAGGCAAGTAGTACGGGAAATGATTCATCATTACACACTTTGTTAGAACACTCGCTCTCCGTGAACTCACAGTAATGCATAAAACAAAAACACTAATTCCAtttgaaaaatttgatttgaggatTTTCAACTATTGGTACCTGGCttataaaactatttttgttTGTTGATTTTTCCGTATATTTGAATGAGGATTAACTATACAGTGAAAGTGTAGGAATGGGACATGGAATGAAGGGGGAAACTGTGACATGGAGACAGAACCAGAAAAAGACCCTAAAAAACTTGAACCTGATCCATACTATAACAGAGTTATATCTGATGTTATCAGACAAATGCAATATGGGAACTGGAAAGTGCAATTCTTGAACATCACGTATCTTTCAGAGCTGAGGAAAGATGGTCACCCTTCCAAGCACCGGGAGCCGGGCACCCCAGTCGATGCTACTCAGGATTGTAGCCACTGGTGCTTACCGGGAGTGCCGGACACATGGAATCAACTTCTTTATGCTCAACTAACTCTCTAAGAACTTCCCCCAGAAAGTGCAGAACAAAGGCCAATCAAAATTTCTATCTGACCACAAAGAATGTTATGTTTTGGTAGCTGTACATAATCTGAATTGcttttgattatttttctaCGTCGTCTTCGTCATCCGAGTCCACATCAATGGCTGCCATTTGCTTCACTTTCTCAAGCTGCCTCAAGAGCTCCAACCTTTCTCGTCCATAAGTCGATGGAATCTGCAAGAAAGACAAGTCAAATTCATATGAGGTGATGACTGGAAGATCATCGTTGTAAGAGATGATGAAACGAATAAAAAGTAGGAGCTCCACATGTACATACCAGACCCGGTACATATCTCTGAATTGCAGCCAACATGGCTGCATGCCCAACTGCAGTAACCTGTGCAAAATAACATTGTCATCCTTAGTAGGTGACACTGGATTGCTATCATAAGGATATAAAATAACATTTTGCTCTTTCGTTGCTAATGGATTCCATATCTTTCTAATTCCTTAATGTATAAACGCAGCtttatcttattatttcttttagatatttaaagcatattttttaaaaaagataacgAATAGATTGATTGTGTACAAATAACTCGCTCTGATTCACGatcaataataagaataagaaaaggATTTATAAATCCAACTACTTTTAGTTAGGTCTGTGATTAAGGATTAACAGTATGCTACACTAGTCAgaatggagattcaaggagtTAAAACTTACTGGAAGAAGCATCAAAACACCAATAGGAACAACTGAAGCCATGTCAGTCACCGTTCTTTTAAgcgttttcttctccttctcagtCAATTCATCCCCAATCAGAGCCCTTCTAAGCAATCCTGTAGCAGCAGCGACATCAATAGCTAGAAGTTGAGTTCCTTGCCAGACATCCTGCTCATTGAGTAGCAAATTTCAAATTCAGACAGGTCTCAGATGTTATAAAGACAACTCATAACTTTGGTCGAAACTTTATTTCTATTCATTTTATGAAACAGTGAGCACTGTCAATATTACCAACACTGCTCAATAAATATCATGCTACCCAATTTCCCATTTCAGTTTCTATAGATGGCATGGGAGAAAAATAATTACTCAAGCTTCATTGATTAATGTGACAGATGAACTCAAACCAAATAAATAAGGATAATGTTCACATTAAAGAACCACCTCCAGAATAAAACATACCGTTcctgtttcttttaatttgccTAAAGATTTCTCTATGATATTTTCCTTCTTTTGAACCCTGGACAACTGAAGAGATCCAGCAGCATCACTATAACGAGCACCATCATCAATGACTACTAAATCCTACAAAAGCAAATATAAAATGTTAAATCTAAAAGTGTACACCAAGCCAAAACCAACAGAAAGTTAAAGAATATAGTTACTCCTTCATAGTTTCTCAGAAGCAACATGAAAAGGAACAAAATATTTCGTACTTGCAACTTACAAGTCATAGAATTTCCGATGTACCTCGTTATTTTCTGATTGATATGTACTATTTTCGACGCGTTTCTCAAGTTCCATTAACTCCTTTCTCAGAGTCTCAAACCGGCGGAATTCACTGGATTCTTGGTCCATGATCCCTACATTTGGTGGAGACTGCTCATCATGATTATCCTGCAAATAAGATTCATAGTCCACATTAATCAGAGGTCAACATAGTATCCACCCAACCACTAGAGCAGATAATTAGATTCACAGATAAAGCAAGAAATCATAGTGCCAGTTTGATGTCCTATGCTGATACATGAACAAATCAAAGCCAAATAACAGGTTCTCACTGAAGACACAAAGACGCAAGAGAATTCTCGCTGAAGATACAAAATGGCAAAGAGAAGGAAGCATACAGAAGCACTCACATCAGCCTCCAGGTCAGACTTTCTGCTACCACGAGGTATAATGATGTCCAAGAATCCACGAGATTTTCCAACATTTCtgaaaaaaacacataaataaaaaaacagaaataacaTTTTACCGAAGAAAGTAACAGCTGACAATAGAGTGAAGCTTTCAGAATACCAGTCACTAGATAGGAAAACAATAAAGCTAAAAACTAAGGAATTTCATACCTTTTGCTCCTATCCACCCTTGCATTTGCATTCTTtctgcttttcccttttgtaaATTCTTGATCATCACCAACTTGTGTGTGAGACTGACCACCACCAACTCCCTGAAGTGAGTATAATAAAATTGTTACTGACCAGAAAATGCAGACTCTTATAAGGGGAAACGAGAGGGGACAAGTATCCATGGACGTCGAGCAACATACTGATGAATTTTAGcaagaaaataatgaaattgGGTACTACTTATAGAATTTAAtccttttctaaaataaaataatcaagaCACCTTAAATGCTAtgggaataataaaaagaacattatcCAAGCATACAACTGAAGTTGCATCGATATTCACAATGCTTTGAAAGCCAAGACACAAACACAGGCTCAATAGCTCCAGTCAGTCTTATCTCCTAACGAACATATAGAAGTGAGAAACACTAGATAGTTATCTAGATAACAACTATAATTAGAAACCAAATAGGGATATGCATATTCCACTTTCAAAGTGGAAAGTCATTGAGGGAAAGGAAGCCATACCTGCTGTAAAGAATCAGCCTTCGCCCTGAAAGATGCTTCCAGGAATTCAGCTTCTTTCCTAAGTTTTCGTATTTTTTCCAGGTCAGAACAGGCTGCTTTTATATGCTCTTTTCCAGAAATAGAGCTTGATACATGTAACTCTTGGAGCAACTTTTCGAGTCTTGTCACAGCTTCTTCAACACTTTTCAATGCCTGAGAAATGGCAGAGATAaggcataaattaaaaaaaaaaaaagatatatgaaAACAACACTCTCAGCATCTATTTTGACTGTGCTCATTACGTAATTCATACAATACTAAATATTAACTATGGAAGCACAGACATCAGAACATTTATAGTCCCTTCTAAACAGATCAacttaaaatatctaaatttgcTTCCTAATCTTTACCATTATAAAATGCAATAGATGTACAAATTTTACTTTTGGAATAACAGATAAATCAAatataacacacacacacacactaagTAAAAGGTAAAATCATCTGGATAAGTTGACACTGCCTTATCACTGACAGCATAGAAGGCTAGGAAGATAGCTCAACCTACCCTGTTAAAACCAAATAAAGCCTAACAATAACTTATCAAAAAACCATATTAACCCTCAAAGTCTAGCTTTGCAGACTTAACTGAATTGGAAGCAGCATacattgataaaataattttgaagcAGGGAAACATACCTCATCAAATGAATCTGAATCTTTTGCAATTGACTTAACTGCAGATCTCTGTCTATCAACTGTTTTCTTGATCTCTTTTTCTAATGTCTTCTCCCTGCATTTTACATTTTTACAAAGATAAAATGAAACAATTTTCGGATTAAGAAAATCTAGGTAAAAAATCAGCTTCACAACCCCTGCAACTATACAGTCTCTTTCAGTTGTTCTTACAAAGCTTTCAGCTACAAATGATTCCAATATCCATAGTTTACCCCAAACatttaattgaaatttaaatggctgaattttttttcaatgaataTGCATATGCATCTACTGGAATACAATTAGAAAAGCAGACAGACAGACAcaggaaaaaatatatatcatggAAATTGATATAAATCTGTAAATGCATGCGCATATATAAGATATCATTTTAGAAATGCAACTTGTGGAAGACTGCATCAACTTCTTGTGCCTAACAtagaagataaataataaacatcttaAATAAGAATctaatgtatttaaattatattgaatggtGGTTCAGTTACCCTATTGACAGAAATTCAGCTGCTTTCACATTTGAGGGGCTTTCTAGCCATGTACTATATTTGATAAAGCTCTGAATCCAATGAGAACAAACATAAAATGCCTGGGGTACTGCTTCA
This sequence is a window from Arachis duranensis cultivar V14167 chromosome 2, aradu.V14167.gnm2.J7QH, whole genome shotgun sequence. Protein-coding genes within it:
- the LOC107476315 gene encoding protein trichome birefringence-like 8, with protein sequence MNRELAYAVTFVILLLSSLLFFNFETLFDQDSPSYFGFLSRIIPKNFHAQPSVAGGCDFSRGRWVWDEAYTSQSYDERCPFLDPGFRCQQNGRQDDGFHKWRWQPEGCDLPRFNASDFLERTRNGRVVFAGDSVGRNHWESLLCMLSIGISNLSNIHEVNGNPISKHKGYLAMRFKEYNMTVEYYRVPFLSVIGRPPPNSAAEVRMTIRVDELHWYSKKWEGADILVFNSGHWWNQDKTIKSGSYFQEGGKVNMTMDVMEAFRRSLETWRSWALNNLDPTKSFIFFRSYAPVHYRNGTWNEGGNCDMETEPEKDPKKLEPDPYYNRVISDVIRQMQYGNWKVQFLNITYLSELRKDGHPSKHREPGTPVDATQDCSHWCLPGVPDTWNQLLYAQLTL